The following proteins come from a genomic window of Corallococcus sp. NCRR:
- the epsA gene encoding exopolysaccharide biosynthesis glycosyltransferase EpsA, whose translation MTTAHAPAAASPRPRLNIGQLTIDQLTFPEAITAIGELVDAHQGGYVFTANVDHVVLAETNTRFRDAYAKATISVVDGMPIVWASRMLDVSLPERIAGSDLILPLVKLGAERKWRIFLLGAGPGVAEKVGKQFQAQYPGIEVVGWDSPMVNLDAGDAQNDPIVARIREKDPHLLFVALGSPKQEVWISQVAQKLGPTVAIGIGAGFDFIAGTAKRAPEWIARAGFEWLYRLTHEPKRLWRRYILNDSQFGIILLRELWKRTRGSQEG comes from the coding sequence TTGACCACCGCACACGCCCCCGCCGCCGCTTCCCCCCGCCCGCGCCTGAACATCGGCCAGCTCACCATCGACCAGCTCACCTTCCCGGAGGCCATCACGGCCATTGGCGAGCTGGTGGACGCGCACCAGGGCGGCTACGTCTTCACCGCCAATGTGGACCACGTCGTCCTGGCGGAGACGAACACGCGCTTCCGCGACGCGTACGCCAAGGCCACCATCTCCGTGGTGGACGGCATGCCCATCGTCTGGGCGTCGCGCATGCTGGACGTGTCCCTGCCGGAGCGCATCGCGGGCTCCGACCTCATCCTCCCGCTGGTGAAGCTGGGCGCCGAGCGCAAGTGGCGCATCTTCCTGTTGGGCGCGGGCCCCGGCGTCGCGGAGAAGGTGGGCAAGCAGTTCCAGGCGCAGTACCCCGGCATCGAGGTCGTGGGCTGGGACTCGCCCATGGTGAACCTGGACGCGGGCGACGCGCAGAACGACCCCATCGTCGCGCGCATCCGGGAGAAGGACCCGCACCTGCTCTTCGTCGCGCTGGGCAGCCCCAAGCAGGAGGTGTGGATTTCCCAGGTGGCCCAGAAGCTGGGGCCCACGGTGGCCATCGGCATTGGCGCGGGGTTCGACTTCATCGCCGGCACCGCCAAGCGCGCCCCGGAGTGGATCGCCAGGGCCGGCTTCGAGTGGCTCTACCGCCTCACCCACGAGCCCAAGCGCCTGTGGCGCCGGTACATCCTCAATGACTCCCAGTTCGGGATCATCCTGCTGCGCGAGCTGTGGAAGCGCACCCGGGGCTCACAGGAAGGCTGA
- a CDS encoding Ig-like domain-containing protein, with product MSSAVSRTPPRWAARLVMFAVLVLSAFSPPAAAATNTEATQKAIQFLSADVANWTTSQNCIACHRQGAAVFGLSSAKANGYNMAQATSNGLTIQGNLDLLGARIKADQRPAGNWLHEGTLYPNEKTSWASFGLAGFDQYVSTQYSSALVMAANWAVSVQQASGRWPEDHINFPVDHGSVPLTARFLVTLSQAKQRVDPAKAAQYQAAIDKAAAYLRANLNNNDTSGTGDGMPYTFQKSWAIVGLKAAGAGQNDVNANAIQTLANQLIAMPAVSGKGWGNLPSDASNDFATGIGVYALCLAGKEPASNARLFNAIEWLKTRQAADGSWGSGTASPDIPTTFASLGLACFGDFSVEVSVVGEDTKMFPIYDPAAQETTYTFKVKNHGYQADTYTMSAAGGLPGWTATLSRPTVFLASGAESTVKLTVRAPANLLPSLLSEVTVTAASGGAPGVSASARAKTYTPPPPPVTGLATTTAIVTPAANASVTIGQATLLSARVRNASNNAVVTGPLKGVVTFFVAGVAIGADDDADGDGVFSLPWSIATDTWSATGAQDYRAVYSGVTLQPNSQNLLGSTAAQTLNINAYPYTPPEVIMGNQPAFLRETTLNAWGFVKPATNGAVITYAAFIVNGGAPVVVNPELSGGLVYVPVELVEGPNIIQLTGRDNLGGITTKQINLTVDRVPPVITIQSPVQGQVVGSLVDVISQIDEQTPTRVETQWVNTTLLEFGTGSVTHPVSLPNFGEQGILVRATDSANNVTEAVVHVFVDPGTPTVTTDPADGATFGPRANHTLPYVIRVSSVSATTVKLGAQQFQLPRGGGEIQTSVTLASGVNTLTIDATNEAGRTTRVTRTVRYDTQAPTATLLTPAPGSTVGGVVTLTARVTDALSSIKNVAFTRDGSGIRAGTLQSNGNWTAALDTRELLDGTHTVDVWMTDAVDNFVIQSFSFTVKNN from the coding sequence ATGTCATCCGCCGTATCCCGTACGCCGCCCCGTTGGGCGGCGCGACTCGTCATGTTCGCGGTGCTGGTGCTGTCGGCCTTCAGCCCGCCGGCCGCCGCCGCCACCAACACGGAGGCCACGCAGAAGGCCATCCAGTTCCTGAGCGCGGACGTGGCCAACTGGACCACGTCGCAGAACTGCATCGCGTGCCACCGCCAGGGCGCGGCGGTGTTCGGCCTGTCGAGCGCCAAGGCCAATGGCTACAACATGGCGCAGGCCACCTCCAACGGCCTCACCATCCAGGGGAACCTGGACCTGCTGGGCGCGCGCATCAAGGCGGACCAGAGGCCCGCGGGCAACTGGCTGCACGAGGGCACGCTGTACCCCAATGAGAAGACGAGCTGGGCGTCGTTCGGCCTGGCGGGCTTCGACCAGTACGTGTCCACGCAGTACAGCAGCGCGCTGGTGATGGCGGCCAACTGGGCCGTGAGCGTGCAGCAGGCCAGCGGCCGGTGGCCGGAGGACCACATCAACTTCCCGGTGGACCACGGCAGCGTGCCGCTGACGGCGCGCTTCCTGGTGACGCTGTCGCAGGCGAAGCAGCGCGTGGACCCCGCGAAGGCGGCGCAGTACCAGGCGGCCATCGACAAGGCGGCCGCGTACCTGCGCGCGAACCTCAACAACAACGACACGTCCGGCACCGGTGACGGCATGCCGTACACGTTCCAGAAGTCGTGGGCCATCGTGGGCCTGAAGGCCGCGGGCGCGGGCCAGAACGACGTGAACGCCAACGCCATCCAGACGCTGGCCAACCAGCTCATCGCGATGCCGGCGGTGAGCGGCAAGGGCTGGGGCAACCTGCCCTCGGACGCGTCCAACGACTTCGCCACGGGCATTGGCGTGTACGCGCTGTGCCTTGCGGGCAAGGAGCCGGCGAGCAACGCGCGCCTGTTCAACGCCATCGAGTGGCTGAAGACGCGGCAGGCGGCGGACGGCAGCTGGGGTTCGGGCACGGCGTCGCCGGACATCCCGACGACGTTCGCGTCGCTGGGCCTGGCGTGCTTCGGCGACTTCAGCGTGGAGGTGTCCGTGGTGGGCGAGGACACGAAGATGTTCCCCATCTACGACCCGGCCGCGCAGGAGACGACCTACACGTTCAAGGTGAAGAACCACGGCTACCAGGCGGACACGTACACGATGAGCGCCGCGGGCGGCCTGCCGGGCTGGACGGCCACGCTGAGCCGGCCCACGGTGTTCCTGGCCTCCGGCGCGGAGTCCACCGTGAAGCTGACGGTGCGCGCTCCGGCGAACCTGCTGCCGTCGCTCCTGTCGGAGGTCACGGTGACGGCGGCCTCCGGTGGCGCGCCGGGCGTGTCCGCCTCGGCTCGCGCGAAGACCTATACGCCGCCGCCGCCGCCCGTGACGGGCCTGGCGACGACGACGGCCATCGTCACTCCGGCGGCGAACGCGAGCGTGACCATTGGCCAGGCGACGCTGCTGTCCGCGCGGGTGCGCAACGCATCCAACAACGCGGTGGTGACGGGGCCGCTGAAGGGCGTGGTGACCTTCTTCGTGGCGGGCGTGGCGATTGGCGCGGATGACGACGCGGACGGCGACGGCGTGTTCTCCCTGCCGTGGAGCATCGCGACGGACACGTGGTCCGCCACGGGCGCGCAGGACTACCGCGCGGTGTACTCCGGCGTGACGCTGCAGCCGAACAGCCAGAACCTGCTGGGCAGCACGGCGGCGCAGACGCTGAACATCAACGCCTATCCGTACACGCCGCCGGAGGTCATCATGGGCAACCAGCCCGCGTTCCTCCGCGAGACGACGCTGAACGCGTGGGGCTTCGTGAAGCCGGCCACCAACGGCGCGGTCATCACCTACGCGGCCTTCATCGTGAACGGCGGCGCGCCGGTGGTGGTGAACCCCGAGCTGAGCGGCGGTCTGGTCTACGTGCCGGTGGAGCTGGTGGAGGGGCCGAACATCATCCAGCTCACGGGCCGCGACAACCTGGGCGGCATCACGACGAAGCAGATCAACCTGACGGTGGACCGCGTGCCGCCGGTCATCACCATCCAGTCGCCGGTGCAGGGCCAGGTGGTGGGGAGCCTGGTGGACGTCATCAGCCAGATTGACGAGCAGACGCCGACGCGCGTGGAGACGCAGTGGGTGAACACCACGCTGCTGGAGTTCGGCACCGGTTCGGTGACGCACCCGGTGAGCCTGCCGAACTTCGGCGAGCAGGGCATCCTGGTGCGTGCCACGGACTCGGCGAACAACGTGACGGAGGCCGTGGTGCACGTGTTCGTGGACCCGGGCACGCCCACGGTGACGACGGACCCGGCGGACGGGGCCACGTTCGGGCCTCGCGCGAACCACACGCTGCCGTATGTGATTCGCGTGTCGTCCGTGTCCGCGACGACGGTGAAGCTGGGCGCGCAGCAGTTCCAGTTGCCGCGCGGCGGCGGTGAAATCCAGACGTCGGTGACGCTGGCGTCGGGGGTGAACACGCTGACCATCGACGCGACGAACGAGGCGGGCCGCACGACGCGCGTGACGCGCACGGTGCGCTACGACACGCAGGCGCCCACGGCGACGCTGCTGACGCCGGCGCCGGGCAGCACGGTGGGCGGCGTGGTGACGCTGACGGCGCGGGTGACGGATGCGCTGAGCAGCATCAAGAACGTGGCGTTCACGCGGGACGGGTCGGGCATCCGCGCCGGAACGCTCCAGTCGAACGGCAACTGGACCGCGGCGCTGGACACGCGCGAGCTGCTGGATGGCACGCACACGGTGGACGTGTGGATGACGGACGCGGTGGACAACTTCGTCATCCAGAGCTTCAGCTTCACCGTGAAGAACAACTAG
- the epsB gene encoding GH44 family glycoside hydrolase EpsB has translation MAETKRGRWKRTVILTCAVLGGGAGVAMAQQAGSKDASPASQPAATDAVAVYDGGLQAGWKDIGWAPRELPKGAPARLRMFNYGGWILYRPKLPGAYGALTFRFTAPESYGEFLDVRLDAPGAATFPHVRISPEFIVKKDREWAEVVVPMEVLNPRSESFDRLVLRASKEVGRDWVLFDKVALVPLSPDVAAARAAGGGRMGRGDGRESKMIIDCTAPSKPISPLIYGIALDGNKETTDTHQWKLGATIRRWGGNPTSRYNWKLGRAWNTGNDWYFRNVELGFGADDFLESNRKNNVQSALTLPLIGWVAKDTSSVGFPVSTFGPQQAQDDTEPAGGNGVRRDGTPLVPAAPTTTSVQAPPEFISEWVKSLKAARRGVNMYILDNEPALWSSTHRDVHPDPLTYDELLKRTIEYGTAVRKADPEAVIAGPAEWGWTNYFWSAADFAPGRPPYTDRRAHGDVPLLPWYLRELRDHEKKTGVRLLDVVDVHFYPQTNVGLGLEGATDPETNARRIRSTRALWDPTYKDESWIAEPIQLIPRVKQWIAENYPGRGMSIGEYNFGAMKHMSGGLAQAEALGRFGQQGLTSAFFWQYPAENSPTFWAFRAYRDFDGRGGRFQDNTLSTTAAEGTSLFASRDASGKKLTAVLLNFDPEQAAQAQLEFKGCGSLNTVRVMGYSGAPGGFTEQATGTKAEQALSQRLPPYSITVLDLTVK, from the coding sequence ATGGCAGAGACGAAGCGCGGACGGTGGAAGCGGACCGTCATCCTCACCTGCGCGGTGCTGGGCGGTGGTGCGGGCGTGGCCATGGCGCAGCAGGCCGGGTCGAAGGATGCTTCCCCCGCTTCGCAGCCCGCCGCCACGGACGCGGTGGCCGTGTACGACGGGGGCCTCCAGGCCGGATGGAAGGACATCGGCTGGGCGCCTCGCGAGCTGCCCAAGGGCGCTCCCGCGCGGCTGCGGATGTTCAACTACGGCGGGTGGATCCTCTACCGGCCCAAGCTGCCGGGCGCGTACGGCGCGCTGACGTTCCGCTTCACCGCTCCGGAGTCCTACGGCGAGTTCCTGGACGTGCGCCTGGACGCCCCCGGCGCCGCGACGTTCCCGCACGTGCGGATCAGCCCGGAGTTCATCGTCAAGAAGGACCGCGAGTGGGCGGAGGTCGTCGTGCCCATGGAGGTCCTCAACCCGCGCAGTGAGTCCTTCGACCGCCTGGTGCTGCGCGCGTCGAAGGAGGTGGGCCGGGACTGGGTGCTCTTCGACAAGGTGGCCCTGGTGCCGCTGTCGCCGGACGTGGCCGCCGCGCGCGCGGCCGGCGGTGGGCGCATGGGCCGGGGCGATGGCCGCGAGTCGAAGATGATCATCGACTGCACCGCGCCGTCCAAGCCCATCAGCCCGCTCATCTACGGCATCGCGCTGGACGGCAACAAGGAGACCACGGACACGCACCAGTGGAAGCTGGGCGCCACCATCCGCCGCTGGGGCGGCAACCCCACGTCCCGCTACAACTGGAAGCTGGGCCGCGCGTGGAACACCGGCAATGACTGGTACTTCCGCAACGTGGAGCTGGGCTTCGGCGCGGATGACTTCCTGGAGTCCAACCGGAAGAACAACGTCCAGTCCGCGCTCACGCTGCCGCTGATTGGCTGGGTGGCCAAGGACACGTCCTCCGTGGGCTTCCCGGTGTCCACCTTCGGCCCGCAGCAGGCCCAGGACGACACGGAGCCCGCGGGCGGCAACGGCGTGCGCCGCGACGGCACGCCCCTGGTCCCCGCCGCGCCCACGACGACCAGCGTGCAGGCGCCGCCGGAGTTCATCTCCGAGTGGGTGAAGTCGCTCAAGGCCGCCAGGCGCGGCGTGAACATGTACATCCTGGACAACGAGCCCGCCCTCTGGAGCTCCACGCACCGGGACGTGCATCCGGATCCGCTCACCTACGACGAGCTGCTCAAGCGCACCATCGAGTACGGCACCGCCGTGCGGAAGGCGGATCCGGAGGCGGTCATCGCCGGTCCCGCCGAGTGGGGCTGGACGAACTACTTCTGGTCCGCCGCGGACTTCGCGCCCGGCCGCCCGCCGTACACCGACCGCCGCGCGCACGGCGACGTGCCCCTGTTGCCCTGGTACCTGCGCGAGCTGCGCGACCACGAGAAGAAGACCGGCGTGCGCCTGCTGGACGTGGTGGACGTGCACTTCTACCCGCAGACCAACGTGGGCCTGGGCCTGGAGGGCGCCACGGATCCAGAGACCAACGCGCGGCGGATCCGCTCCACGCGCGCGCTGTGGGATCCGACGTACAAGGACGAGTCGTGGATCGCCGAGCCCATCCAGCTCATTCCCCGTGTGAAGCAGTGGATCGCGGAGAACTACCCCGGCCGGGGCATGTCCATTGGCGAGTACAACTTCGGCGCCATGAAGCACATGAGCGGCGGCCTGGCGCAGGCGGAGGCCCTGGGCCGCTTCGGGCAGCAGGGGCTCACGTCCGCGTTCTTCTGGCAGTACCCCGCGGAGAACAGCCCCACGTTCTGGGCGTTCCGCGCGTACCGCGACTTCGACGGGCGCGGCGGCCGCTTCCAGGACAACACCCTGTCCACCACCGCGGCGGAGGGCACCAGCCTCTTCGCGTCCCGGGACGCGTCCGGCAAGAAGCTCACTGCCGTATTGCTCAACTTCGACCCCGAGCAGGCCGCCCAGGCGCAGCTGGAGTTCAAGGGCTGCGGCTCGCTCAACACCGTGCGCGTCATGGGGTACTCGGGCGCGCCGGGCGGTTTCACCGAACAGGCCACCGGCACCAAGGCCGAGCAGGCCCTTTCACAGCGCCTTCCCCCCTACTCCATCACCGTGCTGGACCTCACGGTGAAGTGA
- the epsC gene encoding serine O-acetyltransferase EpsC: MFGALISDALEMAKAATGTSDAKSIAKVVLTSDSYRITALNRAREAALAFHIPLVNHVLRVAQTAVMGIEIGKDVTLGKGVYFVHSLGVVIGGDARIGDRVRFYGNNTVGTAKDNGYPTIEDDVWIGAGARILGPVRIGARSRIGANAVVLQDVPPDSVAVGIPARIFPRKDLDEVPL; encoded by the coding sequence ATGTTCGGAGCCCTCATCTCGGACGCGTTGGAGATGGCCAAGGCGGCCACCGGTACGTCGGACGCGAAGTCCATCGCCAAGGTGGTGCTGACCAGCGACTCGTACCGCATCACCGCGCTCAACCGCGCGCGCGAGGCGGCGCTGGCCTTCCACATCCCGCTGGTGAACCACGTGCTGCGCGTGGCCCAGACGGCGGTGATGGGCATCGAAATCGGCAAGGACGTGACGCTGGGCAAGGGCGTGTACTTCGTGCACAGCCTGGGCGTCGTCATCGGCGGGGACGCGCGCATCGGCGACCGCGTGCGCTTCTACGGCAACAACACCGTGGGCACCGCCAAGGACAACGGCTACCCCACCATCGAGGACGACGTCTGGATTGGCGCGGGTGCCCGCATCCTGGGCCCCGTGCGCATCGGCGCCCGGTCGCGCATTGGCGCGAACGCCGTGGTGCTCCAGGACGTGCCGCCGGACAGCGTGGCGGTGGGCATCCCCGCGCGCATCTTCCCGCGCAAGGACCTGGACGAGGTCCCGCTGTAG
- a CDS encoding restriction endonuclease fold toxin 5 domain-containing protein codes for MRAHKAGVWMVLFVLLTGCASGPTVRLRTERGTRTFAPVTRDRRVPVSAREFEEALARLVLEVPLTVRAPKVVRAVAKKGAQLDLGLGFMLRDGYGRWCRAHEASGDCLSLLEDGAGFGELDRLTLAVGMSLDPLRASIGAALQDTLNPEFFVSVVSGAIASWVVLAAAPEPVFTKAAAVIAAVFLAYVGVQSFLAVVRACGALKDATDRAKTFQELEEAAEVFAQALGPEVARVFVLAVTVLVSHGVTMGLSSSLALMPRFPDAVRAGAANVGFNPARVLDVSAVAVVDGVVEVTLASTAVAMAVKGPPPPSNSTGGPGKWVQVNESMSDRARDYQAQVTGAPKGSAYRLKVGDEEVDFDGYDLADDLLLEAKGPGYAKFIKDDMSLEEFYRGFVKVLDQARRQSRLAQGKRIRWIVAEERFATFLRNAFELNGIRIDVVTISPIR; via the coding sequence ATGCGTGCGCACAAGGCCGGCGTGTGGATGGTGTTGTTCGTACTGCTCACGGGCTGCGCCAGCGGCCCCACGGTGCGGCTGCGCACGGAGCGGGGGACCCGGACGTTTGCGCCGGTGACGCGGGACCGGCGCGTGCCGGTCAGTGCTCGGGAGTTCGAGGAGGCGCTGGCGCGACTGGTGCTGGAGGTGCCGCTGACGGTGCGGGCCCCGAAGGTGGTGCGCGCGGTCGCGAAGAAGGGGGCGCAGCTGGACCTGGGGCTCGGGTTCATGCTGCGGGACGGGTACGGGCGGTGGTGCCGGGCGCATGAGGCTTCTGGGGACTGTCTGTCGTTGCTGGAGGATGGTGCGGGCTTCGGTGAGCTGGACCGGCTCACGCTCGCGGTGGGCATGTCGTTGGACCCGTTGCGCGCGAGCATCGGTGCGGCGCTTCAGGACACGCTGAATCCGGAGTTCTTTGTCTCCGTGGTCTCGGGAGCGATTGCGTCCTGGGTGGTGCTGGCGGCGGCACCGGAGCCTGTGTTCACCAAGGCCGCGGCGGTGATTGCCGCCGTGTTCCTGGCGTACGTGGGCGTGCAGTCGTTCCTCGCGGTGGTGAGGGCGTGCGGCGCGCTGAAGGATGCGACGGACAGGGCGAAGACGTTCCAGGAGTTGGAGGAGGCAGCGGAGGTCTTCGCGCAGGCGCTGGGGCCGGAGGTGGCGCGCGTCTTCGTGCTCGCGGTGACGGTGCTGGTGAGTCACGGCGTGACGATGGGGTTGTCGTCATCGCTCGCGTTGATGCCGCGCTTTCCGGACGCGGTGAGGGCGGGCGCGGCGAATGTGGGCTTCAACCCGGCGCGCGTGCTGGATGTGAGCGCGGTGGCGGTGGTGGACGGCGTGGTGGAGGTGACACTCGCGTCCACGGCGGTGGCCATGGCCGTGAAGGGCCCACCTCCTCCGAGCAACAGCACGGGAGGCCCGGGCAAGTGGGTGCAGGTGAATGAGTCGATGTCCGACCGCGCCCGCGACTATCAGGCCCAGGTGACCGGAGCGCCGAAGGGCTCCGCGTACCGGCTCAAGGTCGGAGACGAAGAGGTCGACTTCGACGGCTACGACCTGGCCGACGACTTGCTGCTGGAGGCCAAGGGCCCGGGCTACGCGAAGTTCATCAAGGACGACATGTCGTTAGAGGAGTTCTACCGAGGTTTTGTCAAAGTGCTTGACCAAGCAAGGCGTCAATCCAGGCTGGCACAGGGAAAGCGCATCCGATGGATTGTCGCCGAGGAGCGATTCGCCACCTTCCTACGTAATGCATTCGAGTTGAACGGCATCCGGATTGACGTGGTGACCATCTCACCGATTCGATGA
- a CDS encoding immunity 52 family protein: MLETHYAGCYWLTRLEPVDACARRLESFLGMMAPLEPTWSRWYQSAATFEKARKRQVQPDAMTLAKLLGKKSNRIGDGSRFWLWAGESPDETSGVNGCCGGSSPYLTSTCILNPLGTSEVAKRVVTAPVMTGVVRAMALAWEPEVALATSNEHRQLITAGRFPEPGTFVGWVTYLADFRGPVPPLPSSVQVEHLPDRGTLITLTQEKFSASNPAHVALAADVQARLQAAGLLTPLRPWGT, from the coding sequence ATGCTTGAGACACACTACGCGGGTTGCTACTGGCTGACTCGTCTGGAGCCAGTGGATGCCTGCGCCCGACGCCTGGAGTCCTTCCTCGGAATGATGGCTCCGCTCGAGCCCACCTGGAGCCGCTGGTATCAGTCCGCGGCAACCTTTGAAAAGGCACGCAAGCGACAAGTCCAACCAGATGCCATGACGCTCGCGAAGCTCCTGGGGAAAAAGAGCAACCGGATTGGTGATGGTTCCAGGTTCTGGCTCTGGGCCGGGGAGTCGCCGGATGAAACCTCGGGGGTCAATGGCTGCTGCGGCGGCTCGTCGCCATACTTGACCTCTACCTGCATCCTCAACCCACTGGGCACGAGTGAGGTCGCGAAGCGCGTCGTGACCGCGCCCGTCATGACCGGCGTGGTGCGCGCCATGGCGCTCGCGTGGGAGCCCGAGGTCGCCCTCGCTACGTCCAATGAGCACCGGCAGCTCATCACGGCCGGCCGGTTTCCCGAACCCGGCACCTTCGTCGGTTGGGTCACCTACCTCGCCGACTTCCGCGGGCCCGTGCCCCCGCTGCCCTCCTCCGTCCAGGTGGAGCACCTCCCGGACCGGGGCACGCTCATCACCCTCACGCAGGAGAAGTTCAGCGCCTCCAACCCCGCCCACGTCGCCCTTGCCGCGGACGTCCAGGCGCGCCTCCAGGCGGCGGGGCTGCTCACCCCGCTGCGCCCCTGGGGCACCTGA
- the epsD gene encoding exopolysaccharide biosynthesis glycosyltransferase EpsD: MSPSDTPAVPAPRLSVVIATYNRLPLITRLLQQLAGQTLPPEDFEVVVVDDGSASDVKGPLSALKLPYTLRVEVQQNAGAAAARHRGVLAARAPTVLVTDDDMQVASDFLARHLAHHPPGSRNVVLGRIRPDPEIGDMPLFERWYAHLNNRMAEELSVPGAKARGNHLYTGNVSFPRADYVGVGGFDKTLGQSEDVELGVRLEKAGCAFLFAPDAYVLHGSDHVSFEKWIRRAHRYGMFDTHVSVKHPDVKGVNPWRLFFETNLLSRPLLASAVVAPEASRRLTEAVVKASGVADKLGLTGAAFAGTSVAYGMEYLRGARTEAGGWVGVAKGLARYLQGRGNPQG; encoded by the coding sequence ATGAGCCCTTCCGATACCCCCGCTGTCCCGGCCCCCCGGCTCAGCGTCGTCATCGCCACGTACAACCGGCTGCCCCTCATCACCCGTCTGCTCCAGCAGCTGGCCGGCCAGACGCTGCCGCCCGAGGACTTCGAGGTGGTGGTGGTGGACGACGGCTCCGCCTCCGACGTGAAGGGCCCGCTGTCCGCGCTCAAGCTGCCCTACACCCTGCGCGTGGAGGTGCAGCAGAACGCGGGCGCCGCCGCCGCGCGGCACCGGGGCGTGCTGGCCGCCCGGGCCCCCACGGTGCTCGTCACGGATGACGACATGCAGGTGGCCTCCGACTTCCTCGCGCGCCACCTGGCCCACCACCCGCCCGGCTCGCGCAACGTGGTGCTGGGCCGCATCCGGCCGGACCCCGAAATCGGGGACATGCCCCTCTTCGAGCGCTGGTACGCGCACCTCAACAACCGCATGGCGGAGGAGCTCTCCGTCCCCGGCGCGAAGGCGCGCGGCAACCACCTGTACACGGGCAACGTTTCCTTCCCCCGCGCGGACTACGTGGGCGTGGGCGGCTTCGACAAGACGCTGGGCCAGTCGGAGGACGTGGAGCTGGGCGTGCGGCTGGAGAAGGCCGGCTGCGCGTTCCTCTTCGCGCCGGACGCGTACGTGCTGCACGGCAGCGACCACGTCAGCTTCGAGAAGTGGATCCGCCGCGCGCACCGCTACGGCATGTTCGACACCCACGTGTCCGTGAAGCACCCGGACGTGAAGGGCGTGAACCCGTGGCGCCTCTTCTTCGAGACGAACCTGCTGTCCCGCCCGCTGCTCGCCTCCGCGGTGGTGGCGCCGGAGGCGTCGCGCCGGCTGACGGAGGCCGTGGTGAAGGCCTCCGGTGTCGCGGACAAGCTGGGGCTCACGGGCGCCGCGTTCGCGGGCACGTCCGTGGCGTACGGCATGGAGTACCTGCGCGGTGCCCGCACGGAGGCCGGTGGCTGGGTGGGCGTCGCCAAGGGGCTCGCTCGCTACCTGCAGGGCCGGGGAAATCCCCAAGGATGA